The following coding sequences lie in one Pyramidobacter porci genomic window:
- the nrdG gene encoding anaerobic ribonucleoside-triphosphate reductase activating protein yields MKIRLASPMTRDSIVDGPGLRAVIWAQGCFHNCPGCHNPCTHNPFGGFEMDVDDLIAQLDSLHLQQGLTLSGGEPFLQARALAAVARAARRRGLNVWAFTGFTFEQLTDRKNPGWADRTALLEQIDVLVDGRFERDKRDLSLRFRGSSNQRILDVKKSLALQAPCVIEEYMRQAM; encoded by the coding sequence ATGAAGATCCGCCTCGCCAGTCCGATGACCCGCGACAGCATCGTCGACGGGCCGGGACTGCGGGCGGTGATCTGGGCGCAGGGATGCTTCCACAACTGCCCGGGCTGCCACAATCCCTGCACGCACAACCCGTTCGGCGGTTTCGAAATGGACGTAGACGACCTGATCGCCCAGCTGGACTCGCTCCATCTGCAGCAGGGGCTGACACTATCGGGCGGCGAACCGTTCCTGCAGGCCCGCGCCCTGGCCGCAGTGGCCCGCGCGGCGCGCCGGCGCGGACTGAACGTGTGGGCGTTCACGGGTTTTACCTTCGAGCAGCTGACCGACCGCAAAAATCCGGGCTGGGCGGACCGTACGGCCCTGCTCGAACAGATCGACGTGCTCGTCGACGGACGCTTCGAGCGCGACAAGCGCGATTTGTCGCTGCGCTTTCGCGGCTCGTCCAACCAGCGCATCCTCGACGTGAAAAAAAGCTTGGCCCTGCAGGCCCCCTGCGTCATCGAAGAGTACATGCGCCAGGCCATGTAG
- a CDS encoding succinate CoA transferase, whose amino-acid sequence MYNRISNRETEAKTMSAAQAADLIRDGMTVGTSGFTMAGYPKAVPMALARRAERGEKIRIKLITGASVGDELDGRLARAGVIERRYPYQTNQSVRDLANDDRLAYVDMHLSQVPFWIKNGYFGKIDIAIIEAIGIDDEGNIIPSTSVGCSNVLAEYAEKVIVEVNTTQPVKLEGMHDVYSPRRMKETEPIPIVRPNNRVGMPYIRCRPDKIAAVVVTDIPDSTRHLAQTDARSQIMADYLVAFLENEVACGRLPRKLPPIQSGVGNMANAVLGGLQKSKFRNLSIYSEVLQDSVLDLIETERVSFASGTALTISPERIDAFYKSLEMYKYKIILRPVEISNSPEVIRRLGVIAVNTALEVDLEGNVNSTHIGGCQIVNGLGGSGDFARNAALSVFTTPSTAKGGTISCIVPHVAHVDHTEHDPHVIITEQGCADLRGLTAYERARALIENCAHPKYRPALRAFVERSAARPGFRHGFAPEDPQRWMQDYRPEENESEKRND is encoded by the coding sequence GTGTACAACCGCATCAGCAATCGCGAGACAGAGGCCAAGACCATGTCGGCGGCGCAGGCCGCCGATCTGATCAGGGACGGCATGACCGTCGGCACCAGCGGCTTCACCATGGCCGGATATCCCAAGGCCGTGCCCATGGCGCTGGCCCGCCGCGCCGAACGCGGCGAGAAGATCCGCATCAAACTGATCACCGGCGCGTCCGTCGGCGACGAACTCGACGGGCGTCTGGCGCGCGCCGGCGTGATCGAACGGCGTTATCCCTACCAGACCAACCAGAGCGTGCGCGACCTGGCCAACGACGACCGCCTCGCCTACGTGGACATGCACCTCAGCCAGGTGCCCTTCTGGATCAAAAACGGCTACTTCGGCAAGATCGACATCGCCATCATCGAAGCGATCGGCATCGACGACGAGGGCAACATCATTCCCAGCACGTCGGTGGGCTGTTCCAACGTGCTGGCTGAGTACGCCGAAAAAGTGATCGTCGAGGTCAACACGACCCAGCCCGTCAAGCTGGAGGGCATGCACGACGTGTACAGCCCCCGCCGCATGAAGGAGACCGAGCCGATCCCGATCGTGCGCCCCAACAACCGTGTCGGCATGCCCTACATCCGCTGCCGCCCCGACAAGATCGCCGCCGTGGTCGTCACCGACATCCCCGATTCGACGCGCCATCTGGCGCAGACCGATGCGAGGTCCCAGATCATGGCCGACTATCTGGTCGCTTTCCTCGAGAACGAAGTGGCCTGCGGGCGGCTGCCGCGCAAGCTGCCGCCGATCCAGTCGGGCGTCGGCAACATGGCCAACGCCGTGCTGGGCGGACTGCAGAAGTCCAAATTCCGCAATCTTTCCATCTATTCGGAGGTGCTACAGGACTCCGTGCTCGACCTGATCGAAACGGAGCGCGTCTCGTTCGCCTCGGGGACGGCCCTGACTATCTCGCCCGAACGCATCGACGCCTTTTACAAGAGTCTGGAGATGTACAAGTACAAGATCATCCTGCGCCCCGTGGAGATCAGCAACTCGCCGGAAGTGATCCGCCGCCTCGGCGTCATCGCCGTCAACACGGCGCTGGAAGTCGACCTCGAGGGCAACGTCAACTCCACACACATCGGCGGCTGCCAGATCGTCAACGGCCTCGGCGGCTCGGGAGACTTCGCGCGCAACGCCGCGCTCTCGGTGTTCACCACGCCGTCGACGGCGAAGGGCGGAACGATCTCCTGCATCGTCCCGCACGTGGCGCACGTCGACCACACGGAACACGACCCTCACGTGATCATCACCGAACAGGGCTGCGCCGACCTGCGCGGCCTCACGGCCTACGAGCGCGCCCGCGCGCTGATCGAAAACTGCGCGCATCCCAAGTACCGCCCGGCGCTGCGCGCCTTCGTGGAGCGCAGCGCCGCGCGCCCCGGCTTCCGTCACGGCTTCGCGCCGGAGGATCCGCAGCGCTGGATGCAGGATTATCGCCCCGAAGAAAACGAATCAGAGAAAAGGAATGACTGA
- a CDS encoding O-antigen ligase family protein: MERPLTPLRAAAADSFLVAALLAALGATVMRGFHGNAYHLFSRYCLLWIEFFVPAAVFLGKKDLRGSGVFAFALFPLWFALCCLYHGVSLTVAGEAQAALVHLTSVALIAFPFAELTGDGRRRKILDAVLLAGLIVFALMLLIAFYGVFRGACFSLWHGRLRFGATYSATGRLELRVLLWHQYCTAFLAMACCLLVPYLLASRPRRCFYVPAAVLELIFLAAVALGASRNAMLALMAGFACIAAIGIRRSSLPPWTKRFVFAAVCVLLLFFGAFSMNFIYRNVTHSIRTIWYGLTTLTSRIEIWGAVPKMLRDRPEALLWGLPYVKLMSVLNGYIPLEGDIAHMHSGYVHTLCGMGVPGGALASAYTVLFFRDFFTLVRAKPESGISATDQLLAVVPFSIWCVNLLEPELFLPGSSMLSLNVLFALLCGYLRCTARANRS, translated from the coding sequence ATGGAGCGGCCTTTGACCCCTTTGAGAGCCGCGGCGGCGGACTCTTTTCTCGTTGCCGCCCTGCTTGCCGCCCTGGGGGCGACGGTCATGCGGGGCTTTCACGGCAATGCCTACCATCTGTTCTCCCGTTATTGCCTGTTATGGATCGAGTTTTTTGTTCCGGCGGCCGTTTTTCTGGGAAAAAAGGACTTGCGCGGATCGGGCGTTTTCGCTTTCGCTCTCTTTCCCCTCTGGTTCGCGCTGTGCTGTCTTTATCATGGGGTATCTCTGACCGTCGCGGGAGAAGCCCAGGCGGCTCTCGTGCATCTGACGTCCGTCGCTCTGATCGCGTTCCCTTTTGCCGAACTGACGGGGGACGGCCGGCGGCGGAAAATACTGGACGCCGTTCTGCTGGCGGGACTGATCGTCTTCGCTCTCATGCTTCTGATCGCCTTTTACGGCGTTTTCAGGGGCGCTTGCTTTTCGCTCTGGCATGGCAGGCTGCGTTTCGGCGCGACATACAGCGCGACCGGCCGCCTGGAACTCAGGGTTTTGCTGTGGCACCAGTATTGCACGGCGTTTCTGGCCATGGCCTGCTGCCTGTTGGTTCCCTACCTGCTCGCCAGCCGTCCCCGACGGTGCTTCTATGTTCCCGCCGCCGTTCTCGAACTGATCTTTTTGGCCGCGGTGGCGCTGGGAGCCTCCCGCAACGCGATGTTGGCGCTGATGGCGGGTTTCGCCTGCATCGCGGCGATTGGGATCAGGCGTTCTTCGCTGCCTCCGTGGACGAAAAGATTTGTCTTCGCCGCCGTCTGCGTATTGCTGTTGTTTTTTGGCGCTTTTTCGATGAACTTTATCTATCGAAACGTGACGCATTCCATTCGCACAATCTGGTACGGTCTTACCACGCTGACAAGTCGGATCGAAATCTGGGGAGCCGTGCCGAAAATGCTGCGCGACCGCCCGGAGGCGCTTCTTTGGGGACTTCCCTACGTCAAATTGATGTCTGTTCTCAATGGATATATCCCGCTTGAAGGTGATATTGCCCACATGCACAGCGGCTATGTGCATACGCTGTGCGGCATGGGCGTTCCGGGAGGCGCGCTTGCCTCGGCGTACACCGTTCTCTTCTTTCGCGATTTTTTTACCCTGGTCCGGGCCAAACCGGAAAGCGGAATCTCCGCGACCGATCAGCTGCTTGCCGTCGTTCCCTTTTCCATCTGGTGCGTCAATCTGCTGGAGCCGGAGCTTTTTCTGCCGGGCAGCAGCATGCTTTCTCTCAACGTTCTCTTTGCGCTGCTCTGCGGTTATCTGCGCTGCACAGCGCGGGCGAACCGGTCATAA
- a CDS encoding SH3 domain-containing protein produces MKIKIMNKNSRTPAGIVALMLLLGVCGAWKAALCDAPQAAEPSPAYAKYMKTAGGVAAEMFLPGYWVGNSQLLDSVLMSPERIRAFNAANKNALTTESGNTTALTDIGDAISGAFVREMAGAVYKPKPSETVYLNGAPVTEKYWADLDRRLHLNAIPKTVSVRFGYAVFWTTLQAYPVRDVVGEKDDLLFDKMVRSNCRPCQPLAVVHESADGGWYYVFTDSYGGWIEKRHVALCKSREEWLRRMEPEHCLVVTGSELCLDDDPYCEELSGARFPMGTALPLVSPDEAPESVRSRIGFGCYAVKIPLRGGDGWIRDEYALVPVSADVCVGRLEFTAANVLRQMFKLLGRRYGWGGDGHANDCSGVLRDVFSCFGVVLPRTSARQAEASGAAAVDLSGLTDGAKLDMLKKTRAGSLLFFPGHAMLYLGTVKEKPYVISAVSSFSEDRITVLSVNTVVVNSLTETYRKDGESWLSHLTTLIRFD; encoded by the coding sequence ATGAAGATCAAGATCATGAACAAGAATTCGCGGACGCCGGCAGGGATCGTGGCGCTCATGCTGCTTTTGGGCGTCTGCGGGGCGTGGAAAGCGGCGCTTTGCGATGCGCCCCAGGCGGCTGAGCCATCGCCGGCATACGCGAAATATATGAAAACCGCCGGCGGGGTCGCCGCGGAAATGTTTCTGCCCGGCTACTGGGTCGGCAACAGCCAGCTGCTGGATTCCGTGCTGATGAGTCCGGAAAGAATAAGGGCATTCAACGCGGCAAATAAAAACGCTCTGACGACGGAATCAGGGAACACGACGGCGCTGACCGACATCGGAGACGCGATCAGCGGCGCTTTTGTAAGAGAGATGGCCGGAGCCGTTTATAAACCTAAACCGTCGGAAACCGTTTATCTGAACGGTGCGCCGGTGACGGAGAAGTACTGGGCCGATCTGGACCGGCGGCTTCATTTGAACGCTATCCCGAAGACCGTTTCCGTCCGTTTCGGCTATGCGGTCTTCTGGACCACGCTGCAGGCGTACCCCGTGCGCGACGTCGTCGGCGAAAAGGACGATCTTCTCTTTGACAAAATGGTGCGTTCCAACTGCCGCCCCTGCCAACCTCTGGCAGTCGTTCACGAAAGCGCGGACGGCGGCTGGTATTACGTTTTTACGGACAGTTACGGCGGCTGGATCGAAAAGAGGCACGTCGCCCTCTGCAAAAGCCGCGAAGAATGGCTCCGGCGCATGGAACCGGAGCATTGCCTCGTCGTGACGGGAAGCGAACTGTGCCTGGACGACGATCCTTACTGCGAAGAGCTCAGCGGCGCCAGATTCCCCATGGGGACGGCGCTGCCGCTCGTAAGCCCTGACGAAGCTCCGGAATCCGTTCGCAGCCGGATCGGATTCGGGTGTTACGCGGTCAAAATCCCTCTGCGCGGCGGCGACGGATGGATCAGGGACGAATACGCCCTGGTCCCCGTTTCTGCGGACGTTTGCGTGGGGCGGCTCGAATTCACGGCGGCAAACGTGCTGCGGCAGATGTTCAAACTGCTGGGGCGCCGTTATGGCTGGGGCGGAGACGGGCACGCCAACGACTGCTCCGGCGTTCTGCGGGACGTCTTTTCCTGCTTCGGCGTCGTTCTGCCGCGAACTTCCGCCCGGCAGGCCGAAGCGAGCGGAGCGGCAGCCGTCGATCTTTCCGGTCTGACCGACGGCGCCAAGCTCGACATGCTGAAAAAGACCCGCGCCGGTTCCCTGCTCTTCTTTCCCGGCCACGCCATGCTGTATTTGGGAACTGTCAAAGAAAAACCTTACGTCATAAGCGCAGTCTCCTCTTTCAGCGAAGACCGAATAACCGTGCTTTCCGTCAATACCGTTGTCGTCAACAGTCTGACGGAAACGTACCGAAAGGATGGGGAATCATGGCTGTCTCATCTGACAACCCTCATCCGCTTCGATTAG
- a CDS encoding anaerobic ribonucleoside triphosphate reductase: MIETIKKRDGRLAPFNEDRITRAIFLAASAVAEKEGTSADYRIAEGLTSQVVRRLNEKYASGSPSVEDVQDMVVKVLIENGHARTSEAYITYRNERTRVRDSHTRLMKAIEEITFADAKTADVKRENANINGNTAMGTMLEYGSAVSREFCKTHVIHPAHARAHDEGDIHIHDMDFLNMGTLTCCQIDIRKLFKGGFSTGHGFLREPQDVMSYAALAAIAIQSNQNDQHGGQSIPYFDYGIADGVRKTFRKLYVSNLAKALELLRDLDAKASVKEAEARAEAETGRAIGLTDDAARDEAERNFLAASLKVDGAELGKLQTFARKEALAETDHRTYQAMEAFIHNLNTMHSRAGAQVPFSSINFGTDTSPEGRMVTRNLLLATEKGLGNGETPIFPILIFKIKEGVNYNPGDPNYDLLQLSCRVTSKRLFPNFSFLDAPFNAEYYKPGDPDTEATYMGCRTRVVGNRCGESTVSGRGNLSFTTINLPRLGIVHGRALGGTTDLDAFFEDLDGKIDLVVDQLLERLEIQGRRRVKNFPFLMGQGVWKGSDGMNDEDELREVIRQGTLTVGFIGLAECLVALTGKHHGESSESQELGLKIIRHMRERMDQASEQYDLNFSLIATPAEGLSGRFTRLDAKKFGAIPGVTDREYYTNSFHVPVYYKIGVFDKIAREAPYHALTNGGHISYVELDGLGANNPEAFESIVRAMKEAGIGYGSINHPVDRDPVCGYTGIIPGDVCPHCGRREHDGPVGFERIRRITGYLVGTLDRFNDAKRAEVRDRVKHNQCGTEEEASVK, from the coding sequence GTGATCGAGACCATCAAGAAGAGGGACGGCCGTCTGGCGCCCTTCAACGAAGACCGCATCACCCGCGCCATTTTCCTCGCCGCGTCCGCCGTGGCAGAGAAGGAAGGCACGTCCGCCGACTACCGCATCGCCGAGGGGCTGACGTCGCAGGTCGTGCGCCGTCTCAACGAAAAGTACGCTTCCGGTTCGCCCAGCGTCGAGGACGTGCAGGACATGGTGGTGAAGGTGCTGATCGAGAACGGCCACGCCCGCACCAGCGAAGCCTACATCACCTACCGCAACGAGCGCACGCGCGTGCGCGACTCCCACACCCGCCTGATGAAGGCCATCGAGGAAATCACCTTCGCCGACGCCAAGACCGCCGACGTGAAGCGCGAAAACGCCAACATCAACGGCAACACGGCCATGGGCACGATGCTGGAATACGGCAGCGCCGTGTCGCGCGAGTTCTGCAAGACGCACGTGATCCACCCCGCTCACGCCAGGGCGCACGACGAAGGCGACATCCACATCCACGACATGGACTTCCTCAACATGGGCACGCTGACCTGCTGCCAGATCGACATCCGCAAGCTGTTCAAGGGCGGCTTCTCGACAGGGCACGGTTTCCTGCGCGAACCGCAGGACGTGATGAGTTACGCGGCGCTGGCGGCCATCGCCATCCAGAGCAACCAAAACGACCAGCACGGCGGCCAGAGCATCCCGTACTTCGATTACGGCATCGCCGACGGCGTGCGCAAGACGTTCCGCAAGCTGTACGTGAGCAATCTCGCCAAGGCGCTGGAACTGCTTCGCGACCTCGACGCGAAAGCCTCCGTCAAAGAGGCGGAAGCCCGCGCCGAAGCCGAAACGGGGCGCGCCATCGGCCTGACGGACGACGCCGCGCGTGACGAGGCCGAGCGGAATTTCCTCGCCGCGTCGCTGAAAGTCGACGGCGCGGAGCTGGGCAAACTTCAGACGTTCGCCCGCAAGGAGGCCCTCGCCGAAACGGACCACCGTACCTACCAGGCCATGGAAGCCTTCATCCACAACCTTAACACCATGCATTCGCGCGCCGGCGCGCAGGTGCCCTTCTCGAGCATCAACTTCGGCACCGACACGTCTCCCGAAGGGCGCATGGTCACGCGCAACCTGCTGCTGGCGACCGAAAAGGGGCTGGGCAACGGCGAGACGCCGATCTTCCCCATCCTCATCTTCAAAATCAAAGAGGGCGTCAACTACAACCCGGGCGATCCCAACTACGACCTGCTGCAGCTCTCATGCCGCGTCACTTCCAAGCGGCTTTTCCCCAATTTCAGCTTCCTCGACGCCCCCTTTAACGCCGAATACTACAAACCCGGCGACCCCGACACGGAGGCCACCTACATGGGCTGCCGCACGCGCGTGGTCGGCAACCGCTGCGGCGAATCGACGGTGAGCGGCCGCGGCAACCTCTCCTTCACCACCATCAATCTGCCCCGCCTGGGTATCGTCCACGGCCGGGCGCTGGGCGGCACGACCGATCTCGACGCCTTCTTCGAAGACCTCGACGGCAAGATCGACCTGGTCGTCGACCAGCTGCTGGAGCGCTTGGAAATCCAGGGGCGCCGCCGCGTCAAGAACTTCCCGTTTCTGATGGGACAGGGCGTGTGGAAAGGCTCCGACGGCATGAACGACGAGGACGAACTGCGCGAGGTGATCCGCCAGGGCACACTGACTGTCGGTTTCATCGGCCTGGCTGAGTGCCTGGTGGCCCTGACGGGCAAGCATCACGGCGAGAGCTCCGAGTCTCAGGAACTGGGGCTGAAGATCATCCGCCACATGAGAGAGCGCATGGATCAGGCTTCGGAACAGTACGACCTGAACTTCTCCCTCATCGCCACGCCCGCGGAAGGGCTGTCGGGGCGCTTCACCCGCCTCGACGCGAAAAAGTTCGGCGCGATCCCCGGCGTCACCGACCGCGAATACTACACCAACTCCTTCCACGTTCCCGTGTATTACAAGATCGGCGTCTTCGACAAGATCGCCCGCGAAGCGCCCTATCACGCGCTGACCAACGGCGGGCACATCAGCTACGTCGAGCTGGACGGGCTGGGAGCCAACAATCCCGAAGCCTTCGAAAGCATCGTTCGCGCCATGAAGGAAGCGGGAATCGGCTACGGCAGCATCAACCATCCCGTCGACCGCGACCCCGTCTGCGGCTACACGGGCATCATCCCCGGCGACGTGTGCCCCCACTGCGGGCGCCGCGAGCACGACGGCCCCGTGGGGTTCGAGCGCATCCGCCGCATCACCGGCTACCTCGTCGGCACGCTGGACCGCTTCAACGACGCCAAACGCGCCGAGGTCCGCGACCGCGTCAAGCACAATCAGTGCGGCACGGAGGAAGAGGCGAGCGTCAAATGA